The following is a genomic window from Elaeis guineensis isolate ETL-2024a chromosome 10, EG11, whole genome shotgun sequence.
TTTCTTCAATATGTTGGCGATAGTTCATTTCCCGATCCTTTTATCTCTTGTGTATCACCTTAATCTCATACCATCTGCATGCAGGCATTGATTGCTGATTTTGAAGTATCAGAGGGCATTTATTCACGGGCAAGAATAGAAGATACCGATTCAGTGTGTCTTTGGTTGGGAGCAAATGTCATGCTAGAGTATTCATGTGAAGAGGTTGGTTCAGAGGATCTTGCATATGGAACCATTCACATGCATGTTTGATACGTTTTAGATCTAGAGTAAAAGGACCTACTTTTGTGCTGATCCTTTTGATTTCTTCAGGCTAAGGCCCTTCTACAGAAGAACTTAGAAAATGCTAAAGCCAGTTTAGAAGTCCTTGTTGCTGATTTACAGTTCTTGAGGGATCAAGTGACTATCACTCAGGTAGTACCCTCTTTAATTATATTTCTTCTTTGGTAAATTCattcctcctctcctctctccctagaAGAAACATATGCATAAACAGAtgacaatgattttttttttttttaaaaccttTTTGTACGTATCTAATTTTGTaatgatctgaaattatgttTATGCAGGTTACTACTGCTCGAGTGTATAACTGGGATGTTCATCAGCGAAGGATAAGACAAGCTGCAATGGAAACTTGATTTTCTAGTAGCCCCATCTTATTGAACTGGCTCTTGATTGATTATGTTGTTTAGTTGGTCGCTTCTTTCCTGTCGCAGTTTTTGTTTCAGGTTCTCTTGTTAGTTGTTAGTTATGTTGTTGTGAACTAATTATATCATCAGAAACTTTCTACTGATTGTGTATGTTGATATGATTTAAgcatttttttcagatttatatttGGTGTTTGCTATCAGCAAGACAAAAATGAGCGCACGGCATGCAGTGCCATCACAAGTCTGGGCTGAGAGGCCGCGGTGCCATATTGAGGGAAAATTACAAGCATCATGGCTAAAGTCAGCATTGAGAACACATAATAATATGGACTAGTATTGTCTGAAATTTACTTTGTCTCGATAGCAACTTGCAGTCTGGCCTTGAATATGGTTTTAGTTCCAGCTATATCAGAGAATTGGTATaatttgcagtttatttttctccCATTACACTCctgccttttcttcttttttttaataatatttttcattttgTTTTTGTGTTATCTGTGGGCATTTTAATTTGAATAATTCCGGTACTTTTAAGAGTACTGTTTATGATATTTTAAGTAAAGCTTGGTGTTCCTATAGGCaacaattttcatttcaatattgTGATCTTAGTGCCTTCATTATGCCATGCAATTTGCTGTACAAGAATTGATTCTCTGTAGGTTTTGATTGTCACAATATGTTGACTGCTTtcgttttttgttatttttttgttGTCCCCTTAATGTCTCTTGAAATGATTTCACCCTGTCATTACTTCCAGACCCTACCCTTGTGTATGACAAATTATCATCATTCTTTGTTTTTCCCCATCTTGTACTCCTTTACCATTCATCAACTGGTTTAAGCCTGTGCCTGAGTAAGAGCTACCTGAACTGAACAACTACAGTGCACCtccattttattttctaatgagaTTTTATAACAGCAGCTGAATAATTGTTACTGAATCATATATCTATCACTTTTAGAAAGGTTATCTGAAATATTAATTGGAAGATCTTACTAGCATATTGAAGCCTTTTTAGATTAATGCACAATGGACCTGCGAGAATTAAATTCACGGCCATGAGAAAATTTTGGATATTCCAGCTGGTGGTCTGTAACATATAAGTGGCGAACTTTTTATTCGTTCATACCCTTGCCTGGAGTAAAGTCACAGCGATGCTAATTCGGGATAAAGGTGGGATAAAGAAAACCAAGCAAAACAATGAAGTAGATAACTCCGAGACATGAACcatatttatttatcaaaaaaattgtgAATAATGAACTACTTCCAGAGAGCAGTGGCTGTCAGAGATCTTTAGCGGGCTTTTCCTTGCTCTTATCTGGGGTTCCTCACTGCCACCTTTGTAGTTTTAACTTCTACTGTTTCTACTTCCATCGATGCCTCTTCCACCGTCTTCAGAGACTCTTCTGCTCTCTTTTCCACAGCCTCTATCTGCCTTTGATGCAATCTCTATTCTCTCCATTGACACTTGTTTTTACCTTTGATGACATTTCTATTCTCTTTCAATGGCAGtcgcctttttctttttccttaatTAGAACCGTTATTCTCTTTCAATCGGCCTCCATCCCCTTCGAGCCAGCCTTTGCTTGTTTGGCAGCCCTCTTTGACTGATTTGGCTTGCCATTCTCTTCCATGCTTTTTTTGAATCCCTTAAGGAGCTGAGGCAGAAGGTTTTAATCAATAGAAACTAGTACATGATAAGGTATCAAACATCCACATTTTCTTTGCCTGGAACCGAGAGAATATTggaagaaaaaatgaagagaaattagaAGATGAAATGGAAATGAGAAGATAGCCTCAAATTAGTATTGGAGAGGTCTGATCTAAAGGCAGTCACTGGATGTAGTGATTCTTCCGTGAGTAAATCTGTTAAGAAGTCAGCTAATTATTGGTCTGTTAGAGAAGCATTCCAGGACCGTGGCAGTGATTGGTGCAGAACAGATGCCAGGGGTAACCTTGTGGGTGATCCATCTTTTATGACAACAATGCTATTAGAGAACTTTGGCTAAGAATGCAATAAGAAATAGAGGGAGAGGGATCTCTAGATGGGTCAAGAACACTGATGTACGGTTAATGAGTTGAGATTTTAGGTGTGGTTTTGAAAGAACCTGGTCTAGGGAAACTCCAATGGGTCACAGCTAGCATAGCATATCATCGGACGATTTCAGCTTGAATTAGCAATGAAATGCTAGAGATAGAGTTGGCCTTGTGGATTCATATAGGCTAAGGTGATGTGCTGATTAGCAAACCTAATTCAAGCATTTCAACTAACGTTCAGTTTTAGATTCTTGCATATCAATCTCTTGAtaggattgatggtggtgctCTTATGGCTTAGCTTTTTCTTAGAGCTGCATTCACTTTGGTCATCTTTCGCAGATTGAATAGATTTCCCAGCTTGCTTTATCTACCGAGGGTTATCCACAGCTGGGGCATTGGGGTGGGGTTTTTGGAGCTTTTGAAAGTAGAGATTTTAaggtataaaatttttgaaaatagaatttgtataaaaaattatttacggttTGATAACcacatttataatattttaaaattttaatatatatttagtaattaaaataaaaaaatatttttggtatgataaaatgatattaaaaaatattgtaTAGTACTGTATAgtgaaaaataatattatataatataatataattatatatatatatatatataggttaaAATGGAGGCTTCTGCCTTCATTTGACATGGAGATAAAGTATTTCATaacacgtggataagatgtttcaATTCTAAGATCAATTTTCTGAATTTGTCAGTGCAGACTCGACACtgtagagttttttttttccagCGCGCTTTAGACtcgaaatatgatttgactcacaacTCGCATAAGACATTGCATGCTTTAGACCCAGAACGTGATTTGGCTCACAACCAATGGAAGACATTGCATCCAATATATCACGAGTCTCGGCTCTTTTATGGGCTTTGCACGAGCATCTACCAATGCACCATACGTGAtagtgaaattctttgtgcaccgcagatGGTGTAGAAAATTCAACATGAAATGCACAATTTTATCCGATTGATCCATGTAGTTATCATTTTTCAACATGTATTCAATATTTGCAGatcgatttttttgtttaaaaattttatatgactaaaatattcttattctttgaaaaaattataatattctatgtctatattatgacatcctgcattcagaaagtcataattttattcacagaatgtcataatataatgcaAGATGACATAATatatacagaatatcataatttttttcaaaaaatagagacattttcatcattcaaattttttaaataaaaaagtcaATCTCCAtgcattaaatgcgcattgaaaagttattgaaaaaaaataccccattcatattatgatatcttaggctATATCATGACATCCTAGATCATATTatatcacaggatgtcataattttttttaaaggataaggatatttttgtcacataaaatttttaaacaaaaaaatcgacCTGTAGGTATTAAATGCGCGTTGGAAAATAATGACTATGTAGATCAATCGGATAAGATGATGTGctccacatcggattttctacaccacctgcAGTGTATAAAAAATTTCTCAAGATGATAACATTTGGCTCCACGATTTTAGCATTATCATCTTCAGTGGATGTCTTGATATCTAGATCCTCACAATTACCTCTCATTTTAGAATAAATGTGACAAGCCTTTTCAATCTCGGACTTGAAAACagttttattttcataaatatctttatttattttctaattttttaaatattttttaattaagaaattaaattaaacttaataAGGCTTTGACTTGTTTAAAGAATTGTGGTAGCTGATAGGTATTTGAATTCTTTGTACACGTGCGTTATATCAACCGTAGGCGTGaaatattttcaaattgaggCCAAATGTAACATTGATCTTATTAGCAAATCATCAAAGATCAGCTTaatggatataaaaatattattaaataatataatataatctaatatatatatatattaaaacaaaGACTTCTGCATTCGTAGGACTTTCGTTTGATACATGTATTTATCTCGGCCTCTTCTTTGATGTGGATGCTAATGGTGCGATAGAAGGTCTGGATGAGGATCTCACTCTTAGACATCTCAAGGAAGAAGAGCTTGGAGCCAGAAACGGTGGCAAAGGGTTCTCCTGGCCAAAGCATTTGGCGAGGCCCATAGCAATGGTTGTCTTGTCGGTGCTagctaatatttaattttatttatcttatgAAGATCTGACTGAAGGGAGATTAGAGGGAGAAGCCAGATGTTGGTGATGATAGGGAGGAAGACGCTGGTGGAGACCATGGGAGGTGGCAACAAGGAGAGCAGAGAAGAGGTGGGTGTTCGCAAGACctcaataaataaaatatagatattaataaaataataaaataaaatattttttaaagaaaaaatcgtATCCCATACATGGCACGGGGTTATAAGCTAGTATATTAGTTATAATCCAATCTAATAatagattatatatttataatataaattttattatattttaaaatattattttattatataatattattatcatacaatgtaatataatataatggattataatctaatctaataataaattataatagaatagattatattatattattatgatataataatattacattattattaaatattgttatatcaaattatatttttataatataataatactataatagattATACTATATGTTTATAATACatcataataataatttattattatattatattatattatattatattatatttatagtataataatataatagatatgatataagatataattatgaGATTTATTAGAGTATATTttagtgattaaaaaaaaattatttaaattaaaatagaaAGTACTTTGGAGCAGAGCTTTAAaatgaaattttttaaataatttttttatcaaaattaaaataactttctGATTTATTATCAAATATCGTTGTatcatctaaaaatatttttaaaaaattaaaaagtactTTCGGATACTCTAAGGACTTAGCTAAATTGGGCCATAATCTTTTCCAATAAAATGCTGAAGGATTTTGCTCTTTGATGGCCACTCAGATGGCAAGAACctcatccaaaattaacatgttgAAACCAGTGGGACCCAGGATAGAGGTGCTAGAAGGTTACTGAAATTGATGGCGTGATTCCACGATGACACCTCTAGAACTCACAGCCGATTCTATGCTCGGACCATCAAAAATTAGACGGATAATGGTTGCTCGGCTCCAACCTTGCATACATTACCAATTGGAGCAGCTCTAGTGAATTTGCTTTTTATAAAAGGAAGATTCCGCTACAAGGCTTTAGTATGGGATCAAGAATTGTAATGGGCTTGGGTTCGCCTAATTccaaattatttttctgaaaaaattgcTAGATGGACTTCAGAACATGCAAATCAGACCTGCCTGCATTAAGGTGACGAATGATTAATCTACATCCCATTAACACTTTCCATATTCATTGGTTCCATCAACCATTAACAACACATTACCTCTGGACATAATACTAGAACAATGTAAACAGCATGGCAAGTACATGGCCCCTCTCTCCGTTCCGAATAGACTGACCATATAGCGCTAGATGCGTATCTAAAAAAAAAACAGTATCTTCAATTTAATTGTAATGCTTAACATTAATTACTGAAATTTATgttaacccaccatgcttcctaaacaaaaatcatataaggtgggcactataaaatatcatatggggCGGGCTTCATAGTTTGCCATATTTCTTTTAATACCAATATTAAAGAATAGGTCTAAAAGgtagagattttttttctattaatagAGTATTTAGtcttatgattaaaaatattcttttttttccttatttttagtatatACTTTTTAGTGATACATACTATATGACTATACGATATAtactaaataaaataataatcaaataaatcAATACATACCTACAAATAAATCGATACATAGTTTCCAGAATGTGGAATTTATCAATATATAGTATATACTCAAGTGATATATACTGTAagcttttttaatatatatttaacaaCGATCAATATGTACctacagataaattgatatatagtttaccGAACTTAGTATTCACCAGTATATAGTATATGGTTAATCGATATATACTTAGTAAAATACTCATCCAATGTTCTAATACACACCTctagataaaataatatacagttttTAGTGCATAGCACTCATTAGTATATaac
Proteins encoded in this region:
- the LOC105052608 gene encoding prefoldin subunit 3 isoform X2, encoding MAASTSSSSASLPSVTERRGIPAASFVEDVETYLQQSGLDVNSSLSFLQERLQQYRIVEMKLLAQQRDLQAKIPDIEKCLDIVATLQAKKGTGEALIADFEVSEGIYSRARIEDTDSVCLWLGANVMLEYSCEEAKALLQKNLENAKASLEVLVADLQFLRDQVTITQVTTARVYNWDVHQRRIRQAAMET